A window of Exiguobacterium sp. FSL W8-0210 contains these coding sequences:
- a CDS encoding carbon starvation CstA family protein, which yields MSATPIVIAVICILLIAYRLYGTFMAAKVLKIKDDRETPAHKLADGKDYVPTNKWVSFGHHFAAIAAAGPLVGPVLAAQFGYLPGLLWLLIGAVIGGAVHDMVVLFASMRQDGQSLSEVAKKELGPVAGFCAGLAMLFIITITMAGLSMVVLHALEHNPWGTFAVFSTIPIAMFVGIYLRKGGNLALASTVGFLLILAAIGFGPQLTETFIGDWFDLSSRQLAIALPIYAFFAAALPVWLLLAPRDYLSSFMKIGVFLALIVGVFIINPDIRFPAFTKFVNGGGPIIAGPVWPFISITIACGAISGFHAFVGSGTTPKMINRWSDIKPVAFGAMLVECLVAVMALIAATSLEVGDYFAINSTPEVFATLGMSTVYLDDLSREIGLDLAGRTGGAVSLAVGMTFIFRAIPWFKEIAGFFFQFVILFEAVFILTAIDAGTRVARYLIQDFFGEFYKPLKRVDWIPGAIFASALGTFFWGYLLFSGDIGSIWALFGVSNQLMASIGLIIGTTIILKIADKKVYALTTFIPLVYLLITVTFADIWMVANVYANPDSPGFSILNTVLSVTMGLLAIVITISAVKKWIELLNSPRWENQKRSA from the coding sequence ATGAGCGCTACTCCAATCGTTATTGCTGTCATCTGTATCTTATTAATCGCGTATCGTCTCTACGGCACGTTCATGGCCGCGAAAGTCTTAAAAATCAAAGATGATCGCGAAACGCCCGCTCATAAATTAGCGGACGGAAAAGATTACGTCCCAACGAACAAATGGGTCTCGTTCGGACACCACTTCGCAGCAATCGCTGCTGCCGGTCCACTCGTCGGACCTGTCCTTGCTGCACAGTTCGGATATCTCCCTGGCTTACTGTGGCTCTTGATCGGTGCCGTCATCGGTGGAGCGGTCCATGATATGGTTGTTCTTTTTGCCTCGATGCGCCAAGACGGTCAGTCGCTGTCTGAAGTCGCTAAAAAAGAGCTGGGACCAGTCGCTGGTTTTTGTGCCGGTCTGGCGATGCTCTTCATCATCACGATCACGATGGCTGGTCTATCGATGGTCGTCTTGCATGCCCTGGAACATAACCCATGGGGTACATTCGCTGTCTTCTCGACGATTCCAATCGCGATGTTCGTTGGGATTTACTTACGTAAAGGTGGCAATTTAGCACTTGCTTCAACAGTTGGTTTTCTACTTATTCTAGCTGCGATTGGTTTTGGTCCTCAGTTAACGGAAACATTCATCGGTGACTGGTTCGATCTTTCATCCCGTCAACTCGCAATTGCTTTACCGATTTATGCATTCTTCGCTGCTGCACTGCCAGTGTGGCTCTTACTCGCACCTCGCGACTATTTATCGAGTTTCATGAAAATCGGTGTCTTCCTTGCCTTGATCGTTGGTGTCTTCATCATCAACCCAGACATTCGATTCCCAGCATTCACGAAATTCGTTAATGGTGGTGGTCCAATCATCGCTGGTCCAGTCTGGCCATTCATCTCGATCACGATTGCCTGTGGTGCAATCTCTGGTTTCCACGCTTTCGTCGGTTCTGGTACGACACCGAAGATGATCAATCGATGGAGCGACATCAAACCCGTTGCCTTCGGTGCTATGCTTGTCGAATGTCTTGTTGCCGTCATGGCATTGATCGCTGCGACATCGCTTGAAGTCGGTGATTACTTCGCCATCAACTCAACACCAGAAGTATTCGCGACGCTCGGTATGAGCACAGTCTATCTAGATGATCTATCCCGTGAAATCGGTCTTGATTTGGCAGGTCGAACAGGTGGTGCCGTCTCACTCGCTGTCGGTATGACGTTCATCTTCCGCGCCATCCCGTGGTTTAAAGAGATTGCCGGATTCTTCTTCCAATTTGTTATTTTGTTCGAAGCGGTTTTCATCCTAACAGCAATCGATGCCGGAACGCGCGTCGCCCGTTACTTGATTCAAGATTTCTTCGGAGAGTTCTACAAACCACTCAAACGTGTCGACTGGATTCCAGGTGCCATCTTCGCTTCAGCACTCGGAACATTCTTCTGGGGCTATCTCTTGTTCTCAGGTGACATCGGTTCGATTTGGGCATTATTCGGGGTATCGAATCAGCTGATGGCGTCGATTGGCTTGATCATCGGAACGACGATCATCTTGAAAATCGCCGATAAAAAAGTCTATGCCCTGACGACGTTCATCCCGCTCGTCTATCTTCTGATCACAGTAACGTTCGCGGATATCTGGATGGTCGCAAACGTCTATGCGAATCCCGATTCTCCAGGTTTCAGCATCTTGAATACGGTCTTGTCCGTAACGATGGGACTGCTCGCGATTGTCATCACGATCTCAGCCGTCAAGAAATGGATTGAACTGTTGAATTCACCACGTTGGGAAAATCAAAAACGATCTGCGTAA